In one Lolium rigidum isolate FL_2022 chromosome 3, APGP_CSIRO_Lrig_0.1, whole genome shotgun sequence genomic region, the following are encoded:
- the LOC124696428 gene encoding adenylyl-sulfate kinase 3-like, which translates to MSSLPFPPALRLRASSPSAPAPANRRKHAARASVVAALGGDGGCGGSGMEQLRQGKASGSPVQEKPVMSNIGKSTNILWHDCPIGQPERQKLLGQKGCVIWITGLSGSGKSTVACALSRELHCRGHHTYVLDGDNLRHGLNRDLSFKAEDRTENIRRVGEVAKLFADAGTICIASLISPYRRDRDACRALLPDSRFIEVFMDLPLELCEARDPKGLYKLARTGKIKGFTGVDDPYESPVNSEIVIKMEDGECPSPKAMAMQVLFYLEKNGYLQA; encoded by the exons ATGTCCTCGCTCCCGTTCCCGCCCGCGCTCCGCCTGCGCGCGTCGTCGCCctcggcaccggcaccggcgaaTCGGAGGAAGCACGCGGCGCGCGCCTCGGTCGTGGCGGCgctgggcggcgacggcgggtgcGGGGGGAGCGGGATGGAGCAGCTCCGCCAGGGGAAGGCTTCCGGCAGCCCAG TGCAGGAGAAGCCTGTCATGTCGAACATTGGGAAGTCGACTAATATTCTGTGGCATGATTGCCCAATCGGACAACCCGAGAGGCAGAAATTGCTGGGGCAAAAAGGATGTGTCATATGGATCACAGGACTCAGTGGTTCAG GTAAAAGCACCGTTGCCTGTGCATTGAGCCGGGAGTTACACTGCAGAGGCCACCACACATATGTCCTTGATGGTGACAACCTCAGACATGGTCTGAATCGAGATCTAAGCTTCAAGGCAGAAGACCGTACCGAAAATATACGCAGAGTTG GAGAAGTTGCAAAACTTTTTGCAGATGCTGGTACCATATGCATTGCTAGTTTGATATCTCCATACAGGAGAGACCGTGATGCATGCCGAGCTCTACTTCCAGATTCTAGATTTATTGAG GTATTTATGGATTTGCCACTAGAATTATGTGAAGCTCGTGATCCTAAAGGTTTATACAAGCTTGCACGCACAGGAAAGATTAAAG GCTTCACCGGAGTTGATGATCCATACGAATCACCAGTGAATAGTGAG ATAGTAATTAAGATGGAAGATGGGGAGTGCCCTTCACCCAAGGCAATGGCCATGCAAGTTCTGTTCTACCTTGAAAAGAACGGATATTTGCAGGCTTAG
- the LOC124701694 gene encoding mitochondrial outer membrane protein porin 5-like, producing the protein MAAKGPGLFSNIGKSAKDLLTRDYTYDQKLTVSSVSSSGVALTSTAVKKGGLYSFDVAGVYKYKNTLVDVKVDTQSNVSTTLTVLDVLPSTKLVTSVKLPDYNSGKVELQYFHENATLATAVGTKPSPVVEFSAAVGPKGLAVGGEAAFDTSSGKFTKYSAGIGVTKPEFHAAFILADKGDTIKVSGVYHLDEKQKASAVAEFTRKLSANENALTVGGLYTVDPQTTVKARLNNTGTLAALLQHEVKPKSLLTISGEFDTKALDRAPKFGLTFALKP; encoded by the exons atggccgccaagGGACCCGGCCTCTTCTCCAACATCGGCAAGTCCGCCAAGG ATCTGCTCACGAGGGACTACACCTACGACCAGAAGCTCACCGTGTCCAGCGTCAGCTCCTCCGGAGTG GCCCTCACTTCCACAGCTGTGAAGAAAGGAGGGCTTTATTCGTTTGATGTTGCCGGAGTGTACAAGTACAAGAATACTCTTGTTGATGTTAAAGTGGATACACAGTCAAAT GTCTCTACTACCTTGACTGTCTTGGATGTCCTGCCATCCACAAAGCTTGTGACATCTGTGAAGCTGCCTGACTACAATTCTGGAAAG GTGGAGCTGCAATACTTCCATGAGAATGCAACTTTGGCTACTGCTGTTGGCACGAAGCCCTCTCCTGTGGTTGAATTTTCTGCAGCAGTAGGTCCTAAAGGACTTGCCGTTGGTGGAGAAGCTGCGTTTGACACTTCTTCAGGGAAGTTCACCAAGTACAGTGCTGGGATAGGTGTAACCAAGCCAGAATTTCATGCTGCATTCATTCT GGCCGACAAAGGTGACACCATTAAAGTGTCAGGTGTTTACCACCTTGATGAGAAGCAGAAGGCTTCAGCTGTGGCTGAATTTACCCGGAAGCTCTCAGCAAACGAGAACGCACTCACTGTTGGTGGCCTGTACACAGTTGACCCTCAGACAACCGTGAAGGCAAGGCTCAACAACACTGGGACGCTTGCTGCTCTTCTCCAGCACGAGGTTAAGCCGAAGTCACTCTTGACAATCTCTGGTGAATTCGACACCAAGGCCTTGGACAGAGCCCCCAAGTTTGGCCTCACATTCGCCCTCAAGCCCTGA